From the Candidatus Peribacteria bacterium genome, one window contains:
- a CDS encoding AAA family ATPase, protein MIERIYIKNFRSIKEITIDPQGLCALIGANSTGKTNVLRALETLLGETYPTERAFTKDDFYGRDSNATITIQVWFKEPLNRCKLKSCSTNATESCSPASFKLTHTKDENISFGATKFLVLDESGNEYWGSGAARDQVCFVYIPSDRSLERQMTVSQWTLLGKILRKIDENFRKKNSSQDISLEEQFRSAMEHPRSILESDFDDKLDYKKFKAVFTEICKDYAKGLAHGFSLDLEIYDPLFYYKTIQIIGKEDMGSFNVSELGSGVQNLVLLSLFRTYAKIMKNKVVFAIEEPEIYLYPQAQRQLFKCFLALSYPEEGEGTQIFYTTHNPNFVDASRANEVELLRKKEDGTYKLEKNSAITADSLRADRFKIYTHFNTERNELFFARKTVLVEGDSDKILVHTLCERWGIDLDKEGISVISCGGKTGVLYFVGVCRLLGIEDFFAMWDEDDDGEQAVDSHGNLAYALTSGHGLQIEGNLEIFLKSKFPASNFRSKHKVEDAYTWASSVSVEQIPTEFEDIKNFLLPPTVDAGGSTEIAAQEQPAEVVAAFHYDSDIKVEDLPF, encoded by the coding sequence ATGATTGAAAGAATCTACATAAAGAATTTTCGCTCTATCAAAGAGATAACAATTGACCCTCAGGGTCTTTGTGCCTTGATTGGCGCAAATAGCACTGGCAAAACTAACGTATTGAGAGCGCTTGAAACATTGCTTGGTGAGACATATCCCACCGAGCGTGCGTTTACCAAAGACGATTTCTACGGTAGAGATTCCAATGCTACGATTACGATTCAGGTATGGTTTAAGGAGCCTCTTAACAGGTGCAAATTAAAAAGCTGTAGTACAAATGCTACAGAATCATGTAGCCCTGCTTCTTTTAAACTCACTCACACGAAGGATGAAAACATATCCTTTGGGGCTACTAAGTTTTTGGTTTTAGATGAAAGTGGAAATGAATATTGGGGTTCTGGCGCTGCGAGAGATCAAGTTTGCTTTGTGTACATTCCCTCAGACCGAAGCCTAGAAAGACAAATGACAGTCAGTCAGTGGACTTTATTGGGGAAAATTTTGAGGAAGATTGATGAAAATTTTAGAAAGAAGAATTCTAGTCAGGATATTTCCTTGGAAGAGCAATTTAGAAGTGCCATGGAACATCCGAGAAGCATTTTGGAATCTGATTTTGATGACAAATTGGATTACAAAAAGTTCAAAGCAGTTTTTACCGAAATATGTAAGGATTATGCAAAAGGACTCGCACATGGATTCTCTTTGGATTTAGAAATTTATGATCCTCTCTTTTATTACAAGACAATCCAAATAATCGGTAAGGAGGATATGGGTAGTTTTAATGTTAGTGAATTAGGCTCGGGTGTACAGAATTTGGTTCTTCTCTCATTGTTTAGGACATATGCGAAGATCATGAAAAATAAAGTTGTGTTCGCAATTGAAGAACCTGAGATTTATTTGTATCCACAGGCTCAACGTCAATTGTTCAAGTGTTTTTTAGCTCTTTCTTATCCAGAAGAAGGAGAAGGAACTCAGATATTTTATACAACTCATAATCCCAATTTTGTAGATGCTAGCAGAGCAAATGAAGTTGAATTGCTGCGTAAAAAAGAGGATGGAACTTACAAACTTGAAAAGAATTCTGCAATTACTGCCGATTCTCTCAGGGCAGATCGTTTTAAAATTTATACGCATTTCAATACTGAGAGAAACGAGTTGTTCTTTGCACGCAAAACAGTACTGGTAGAGGGGGATTCGGATAAAATCTTGGTGCACACTCTATGTGAAAGATGGGGGATTGATTTAGATAAAGAAGGCATTTCAGTAATTTCCTGTGGAGGAAAAACAGGTGTTCTCTACTTTGTAGGTGTCTGTAGGTTGTTGGGTATTGAGGACTTTTTTGCAATGTGGGATGAGGATGATGACGGAGAGCAGGCTGTGGACTCGCATGGAAACTTAGCATATGCCTTAACATCTGGTCATGGCTTGCAAATTGAAGGTAATTTAGAAATATTTTTAAAGAGTAAATTCCCAGCAAGTAACTTTAGGAGTAAGCATAAAGTTGAGGACGCGTATACATGGGCATCCTCTGTATCGGTAGAGCAAATACCTACTGAGTTTGAAGACATCAAAAACTTTCTGTTGCCTCCTACAGTAGACGCAGGGGGTTCTACTGAGATTGCCGCACAAGAGCAGCCTGCCGAAGTGGTGGCAGCTTTTCATTATGACAGTGATATAAAGGTAGAAGATCTCCCCTTTTAA
- a CDS encoding thermonuclease family protein, whose amino-acid sequence MKRLIALSAVLPLIIAATATAASTDQSAKVQRVVDGDTIQVKIGTKTEKIRIIGIDTPETVDPRTTVQCFGKEASNKMKRLLARKAVTLVMNPAEDRDKYQRLLRYVELKGKDIGAQLISEGYAFSYKQYPHPRLEEYNLLEKGAMEHQRGLWASCEGKKAPVKQQSSSSSAQASSKATCTIKGNVSTSKEKIYHLSTCRDYNRTVIDTSKGEQWFCTEQEAVKAGWRKAGNC is encoded by the coding sequence ATGAAAAGGCTGATCGCACTCTCAGCAGTTCTTCCACTTATTATCGCTGCTACTGCAACAGCAGCCAGCACCGATCAAAGCGCTAAGGTTCAGCGCGTAGTAGATGGCGATACCATCCAAGTGAAAATCGGCACCAAGACAGAGAAGATACGCATTATCGGCATTGATACACCAGAGACAGTAGACCCACGCACAACCGTGCAGTGCTTTGGCAAAGAAGCCAGTAACAAAATGAAGCGCCTGCTTGCGCGCAAAGCAGTAACGCTTGTAATGAATCCAGCAGAGGACAGGGATAAGTACCAACGACTGCTGCGTTACGTGGAACTCAAAGGCAAAGATATTGGCGCGCAGCTTATCAGCGAGGGGTATGCGTTTAGCTACAAGCAATATCCTCACCCACGTCTTGAAGAATATAATTTGCTAGAAAAGGGCGCGATGGAGCATCAGCGCGGCCTGTGGGCTTCCTGTGAGGGCAAGAAGGCACCTGTGAAGCAGCAGAGTAGTTCCAGCAGCGCACAGGCATCATCCAAGGCCACCTGCACGATTAAAGGCAATGTCTCTACTAGCAAAGAGAAGATTTACCACCTCTCCACTTGTCGTGACTACAACCGCACGGTGATAGATACCAGCAAAGGTGAACAGTGGTTCTGCACTGAGCAAGAGGCAGTGAAGGCTGGATGGAGAAAGGCTGGGAATTGTTAG
- a CDS encoding recombinase family protein: MYNQKMKGETTHKASMGYLNAGTEKGRKWVEQDPITWELVRQIWDKMLTGNYSVSDLKEEGDAMGITILRSGKREVPVESAYRYMLCNRYYAGYVKVTNKETSEVKWHQGKHLPMVTEDEFDRVQLMLQNRGYKHQKLIRPTAIEGILNEILLCGKCMSEVNGSKKPTKMMFEQKTRYTCSGCKHRFSSSQQEPCPKCGTPINEKTKVDMHRYYRCCKKYSSHSCAHIFKDGKATKSLPAESIEHYLDQQISRLYLSEKLFNVLKRQLYTLWQRNNEVLERQKDILKADLSKLDKERVKIKREGLGKLMNEVEQEDQEHMLDENRGEQESIKDKLSKLEEFEEEKYERAWQALQVLADAKSVFNSPILDLAPKRNLVLSMISHLKITDSKMEIEWKKPFDAVAKASIAKKGRPKSGTDSDGDKFNWLPDLDSNQEPSR, from the coding sequence ATGTATAACCAGAAAATGAAGGGTGAAACGACCCATAAAGCTTCTATGGGTTACCTGAATGCAGGAACGGAGAAGGGTAGGAAATGGGTAGAACAAGACCCAATAACATGGGAATTGGTACGTCAGATATGGGACAAGATGCTTACGGGTAATTACTCTGTTTCCGATCTAAAAGAAGAGGGAGATGCTATGGGCATTACAATCTTACGTAGCGGCAAACGTGAAGTGCCTGTTGAGAGTGCTTATCGTTACATGCTCTGCAATCGTTATTATGCTGGTTATGTGAAGGTAACTAACAAAGAAACAAGCGAGGTAAAATGGCACCAAGGTAAACATCTTCCGATGGTTACTGAGGATGAATTTGATCGTGTACAGCTCATGCTTCAAAATCGTGGATATAAACATCAGAAACTAATTAGACCGACTGCCATTGAGGGGATTCTTAATGAAATACTTTTGTGCGGAAAATGTATGTCAGAAGTTAACGGCAGCAAAAAACCAACAAAAATGATGTTTGAACAAAAAACACGCTATACATGCTCTGGCTGCAAACATCGTTTCTCTTCATCCCAGCAAGAACCTTGTCCTAAATGTGGCACACCTATCAATGAAAAAACAAAGGTTGATATGCATCGCTATTACCGATGTTGTAAAAAATATTCCTCACATTCATGTGCTCATATCTTCAAAGATGGTAAAGCCACAAAGAGCCTTCCTGCTGAGTCTATTGAGCATTATCTTGATCAGCAGATTTCACGTCTATATCTCAGTGAGAAGTTATTTAATGTTTTAAAGCGACAGCTATATACCCTCTGGCAAAGAAATAACGAGGTTTTAGAGAGACAAAAAGATATTTTGAAGGCAGACCTTAGCAAATTAGATAAAGAAAGAGTAAAGATTAAGCGTGAAGGTCTGGGCAAGCTCATGAACGAGGTTGAGCAGGAAGATCAGGAGCATATGTTGGATGAAAATAGAGGTGAACAGGAGAGCATCAAGGATAAATTATCTAAGTTGGAGGAATTTGAAGAAGAAAAATATGAGCGAGCATGGCAAGCTCTCCAAGTACTCGCAGATGCAAAATCTGTATTCAATTCGCCAATCCTTGATCTCGCACCAAAACGGAACCTTGTTTTATCCATGATCTCGCACCTGAAAATTACAGACAGTAAAATGGAGATAGAGTGGAAAAAACCTTTTGATGCTGTGGCAAAAGCCTCTATTGCCAAAAAAGGCAGACCGAAGTCTGGTACTGACTCTGATGGTGACAAATTCAATTGGCTCCCTGACTTGGATTCGAACCAAGAACCCTCTCGTTAA
- a CDS encoding alanine--tRNA ligase codes for MKHLTTDELRQAYLDFFASKGHAVIPGAPLVPENDPTVLFTTAGMHPLVPYLMGEQHPMGTRLTDVQRCIRTGDIDEVGDSSHLTLFEMMGNWSLGDYFKEGAITMSFEFLINVLEIPIEKFAVTCFKGDADAPRDEESAGIWEKLGVPRERIGFLPKAKNWWGPAGVTGPCGPDTEMFYWVGKSELPPPGSNPATDDPNWMEIWNDVFMQYNKKEDGTFEPLAQQNVDTGMGLERVAAVLQGVSNVYETDRMKPIVKKVMGYGLSVMGSDETKHVRIITDHIKAATFMIADGVKPGNVDQSYVLRRIIRRAIRSARTLGIEHAGQFTPTIAEEVINQYGHIYGHLKAKEKEIRDTLSHEEQQFGKTLQEGLKRFSHVVASLEGTEIDGITAFHLYDTYGFPFEVTKEMAAEQGLTVDEAGFTSSFEAHQALSRAGAEQKFKGGLADNSAETTKLHTATHLLNAALHRVLGNHIGQKGSNITAERLRFDFNYDGKMTPEQISEVEQLVNDAIKADLPVGYHLTTVDGAKAEGAIGVFDDRYGSEVKVYVMGKQDSKTAGTGKIGDGDVFSKEICGGPHVSHTGVIGTFKIQKEESSSAGVRRIKAVVSGGPADIEVAGEA; via the coding sequence ATGAAGCATCTCACCACCGACGAACTCCGCCAGGCCTACCTCGACTTTTTCGCATCCAAAGGCCATGCAGTGATTCCCGGAGCCCCCCTTGTCCCTGAAAACGACCCGACTGTCCTCTTTACGACAGCCGGTATGCACCCGCTTGTGCCCTATCTGATGGGCGAACAGCACCCGATGGGAACGCGTTTAACCGATGTGCAGCGTTGTATTCGCACAGGAGACATTGATGAAGTCGGTGACAGTTCGCATCTGACACTCTTTGAAATGATGGGAAACTGGTCCCTGGGGGACTATTTCAAGGAAGGAGCGATTACCATGAGCTTCGAATTTCTGATCAATGTGCTCGAAATCCCGATTGAAAAATTCGCAGTCACCTGTTTCAAAGGAGACGCAGATGCTCCGCGCGACGAAGAATCTGCCGGCATCTGGGAGAAGCTCGGTGTCCCGCGTGAGCGCATCGGGTTCCTGCCGAAAGCAAAAAACTGGTGGGGACCTGCCGGTGTCACCGGACCCTGCGGACCGGATACAGAAATGTTTTACTGGGTCGGAAAAAGTGAACTGCCTCCGCCAGGAAGCAATCCTGCAACAGACGATCCGAACTGGATGGAAATCTGGAACGACGTCTTCATGCAGTACAACAAAAAAGAGGATGGAACATTTGAACCGCTGGCACAGCAGAATGTGGATACGGGAATGGGACTTGAACGTGTTGCTGCAGTGTTGCAGGGCGTGAGTAATGTGTATGAGACGGATCGCATGAAGCCGATCGTGAAAAAAGTTATGGGTTATGGGTTATCGGTTATGGGATCGGATGAGACAAAGCATGTGCGCATCATCACCGACCACATTAAAGCTGCGACGTTCATGATCGCTGACGGTGTGAAGCCGGGAAATGTGGATCAATCCTATGTTCTCCGCCGCATCATCCGTCGGGCAATCCGGTCAGCACGCACGCTGGGTATTGAACACGCAGGACAGTTCACGCCGACCATCGCCGAAGAGGTGATCAACCAGTACGGTCACATCTACGGACACCTGAAGGCGAAAGAAAAAGAGATCCGCGATACCCTCAGTCACGAAGAGCAGCAGTTCGGAAAAACGCTGCAGGAAGGGCTGAAACGGTTCTCGCATGTGGTCGCATCTCTGGAAGGAACGGAGATTGACGGCATCACAGCCTTTCATCTGTACGACACCTACGGCTTCCCGTTTGAAGTCACCAAAGAAATGGCAGCGGAGCAGGGACTCACGGTGGATGAAGCAGGATTCACATCATCGTTTGAAGCACATCAGGCACTCTCGCGTGCTGGAGCCGAACAGAAATTCAAAGGCGGACTTGCGGACAATTCTGCAGAGACGACGAAGCTCCACACGGCAACACACCTTCTGAACGCCGCACTGCACCGCGTACTCGGCAATCACATCGGACAGAAAGGAAGTAATATTACCGCCGAGCGCCTGCGTTTCGATTTCAACTACGACGGCAAGATGACGCCGGAGCAGATCAGTGAGGTCGAACAGCTCGTCAATGATGCCATCAAGGCAGACCTTCCGGTTGGCTATCACCTCACGACGGTGGATGGCGCTAAGGCAGAAGGTGCTATCGGGGTGTTTGATGACCGGTACGGATCGGAAGTGAAGGTCTATGTGATGGGCAAGCAGGACAGCAAAACTGCCGGCACCGGAAAAATCGGTGACGGCGATGTCTTCTCCAAAGAAATCTGTGGCGGCCCGCATGTCAGTCACACCGGAGTCATCGGGACCTTCAAGATCCAGAAAGAGGAAAGCTCCTCCGCAGGCGTCCGGCGTATTAAGGCTGTTGTCAGTGGCGGGCCGGCGGATATTGAGGTGGCGGGAGAGGCGTAA
- a CDS encoding HAMP domain-containing histidine kinase, which produces MQIFWKRWPIITLSLLIALSITSMGVVFYTRARDIMQEQLHQRLEHIAASAALFISGDSLDEIRTPADRTNAFFIRTVNRLKSMRTLSDVRFAYIMRRTDDPLMLEFIADADSLSTPAELDLNGNNVVDPDEEASQPGDLYDIADIPALQGPAFEKPSSDQEVTYDQWGSLMSGYAPIRRADGSVAGILGIDIQADRYFMLSQSAFTPIALLFVILIAIVISGGIIMLWERRQISVLNKVNAERSGLLKLTFHQIGEPLTIMKWSLETLRDDTNSPELKKLVEDHVVCMDEGLGRLNSIIDTLQQAEKVDLNTMDYVPAPTSLRTLLDNAIGEWKSSADKRNQTIEVLMSHDITLPLDHTLIGLVLRQLLQNALEYSPDGSGITIRVTPSRKQVVISVEDHGCGIPKADMERMFEKYRRASNAPLHKPDGNGLGLYIARGIITRAGGKIWIESIEGSGTKVSFTLPL; this is translated from the coding sequence ATGCAGATATTCTGGAAACGCTGGCCGATTATCACGCTCTCACTGCTGATTGCGCTCAGTATCACATCCATGGGTGTCGTGTTCTACACGCGCGCCCGCGACATCATGCAGGAGCAGCTGCATCAGCGTCTGGAACATATTGCCGCATCCGCTGCACTCTTTATCAGCGGCGACAGTCTAGATGAGATCCGCACGCCCGCAGACCGCACGAATGCTTTTTTCATCCGCACCGTCAACCGTCTCAAATCCATGCGGACTCTCTCCGATGTGCGCTTCGCCTACATCATGCGCCGCACGGATGATCCGCTCATGCTTGAGTTTATTGCGGATGCGGATTCACTCAGTACTCCCGCGGAGCTCGACCTCAACGGAAACAATGTTGTCGATCCGGATGAAGAGGCATCACAGCCCGGCGATCTCTATGATATTGCCGATATTCCCGCCCTCCAGGGCCCCGCCTTCGAAAAACCGTCGAGTGACCAGGAGGTGACGTATGATCAGTGGGGATCACTGATGTCCGGCTATGCTCCTATCCGCCGCGCAGACGGAAGTGTCGCCGGTATTCTCGGGATCGATATTCAGGCGGACCGCTATTTCATGCTCTCGCAAAGCGCCTTCACGCCTATTGCCCTGCTCTTTGTGATTCTCATCGCCATCGTTATATCCGGCGGCATTATCATGCTCTGGGAACGCAGACAGATCAGCGTGCTCAACAAAGTGAATGCCGAACGCTCAGGCCTCCTGAAGCTCACGTTCCACCAGATCGGGGAACCGCTCACCATCATGAAGTGGTCACTGGAAACACTGCGTGATGATACGAACAGTCCCGAGCTCAAAAAACTGGTGGAGGATCACGTTGTCTGTATGGATGAAGGTCTCGGTCGTCTCAACAGTATTATTGATACGTTGCAGCAGGCGGAGAAAGTGGATCTCAATACCATGGATTACGTACCGGCTCCCACCTCACTGCGCACCCTTCTCGACAATGCCATCGGTGAATGGAAGTCGAGTGCAGATAAACGGAATCAGACCATCGAGGTTTTGATGAGTCATGACATCACGCTTCCGCTTGATCATACTCTCATCGGACTCGTGCTCCGTCAGCTTCTGCAGAATGCACTTGAGTACTCTCCGGATGGATCGGGCATCACTATCCGTGTCACGCCGTCCCGCAAGCAGGTGGTCATCTCTGTGGAAGATCATGGTTGTGGTATTCCGAAAGCGGACATGGAAAGAATGTTCGAAAAATACCGCCGCGCATCGAATGCACCCCTCCATAAACCGGACGGCAACGGACTCGGTCTCTATATCGCCCGCGGCATCATCACGCGCGCTGGCGGAAAAATCTGGATTGAGAGTATTGAAGGAAGCGGGACGAAAGTGAGCTTCACACTGCCGCTCTAA
- a CDS encoding YdeI/OmpD-associated family protein, which produces MPAQEISGGTAHPMPADLKKALLADKEALTQWESLTPLARNEWICWVEYVKKAETRKEHIERIPEQLKEGDRRPCCWMGCMHRTDKPLSSTQKWILEKKKAKKEIV; this is translated from the coding sequence ATGCCAGCACAAGAGATTTCCGGCGGCACCGCCCATCCCATGCCTGCAGATTTGAAGAAGGCACTGCTGGCCGACAAAGAGGCGCTCACTCAGTGGGAAAGTCTCACGCCACTCGCGCGCAACGAATGGATTTGCTGGGTGGAATATGTGAAGAAAGCGGAGACACGCAAAGAACACATCGAACGGATTCCTGAGCAGCTCAAAGAAGGGGATCGCCGTCCGTGTTGCTGGATGGGGTGTATGCACCGGACGGATAAGCCACTGAGTTCCACGCAGAAGTGGATTCTGGAGAAGAAGAAAGCGAAGAAAGAGATCGTATAA
- a CDS encoding GIY-YIG nuclease family protein, giving the protein MYFVYILHLKNNQHYIGCTNDLVKRTEKHRHHAVPTTSRLRPDELIFFAAFKNKEKAYAFEKYLKSSSGFAFRNKRLI; this is encoded by the coding sequence ATGTATTTTGTTTACATTCTTCATCTGAAAAATAATCAGCATTACATTGGCTGTACAAATGATCTCGTGAAAAGAACAGAAAAACATAGGCATCATGCAGTTCCAACAACAAGCAGGCTTCGCCCAGATGAATTAATCTTTTTTGCTGCTTTTAAAAATAAGGAGAAAGCATATGCATTTGAAAAATATTTAAAGAGTTCGTCAGGCTTTGCCTTTAGAAACAAAAGATTGATTTAA
- a CDS encoding DUF4440 domain-containing protein, whose amino-acid sequence MLHPSVQNFARWQGALLSRDPHQVADLYADNATLIPTMFKKMATDHSAIVEYFTFFTSLHPEATMLQEEVIPTSDDCYLHCGVYRFKLTVDGSEQEVDARFTMMWQKVDNEWNILHHHSSRNPAS is encoded by the coding sequence ATGCTTCATCCCTCCGTGCAAAACTTTGCCCGCTGGCAAGGCGCCCTGCTTTCCCGCGATCCTCATCAGGTTGCTGATCTGTACGCAGACAATGCAACTCTTATTCCCACGATGTTCAAAAAAATGGCCACGGACCACAGTGCCATTGTGGAGTATTTCACATTTTTCACCTCACTCCATCCGGAAGCAACCATGCTTCAGGAAGAAGTGATTCCGACATCTGACGACTGCTATCTCCACTGCGGCGTGTATCGCTTCAAGCTTACGGTGGATGGGTCGGAACAGGAGGTTGATGCGCGGTTTACGATGATGTGGCAGAAAGTGGATAACGAGTGGAACATTCTGCATCATCACTCGTCCAGAAATCCTGCCAGTTAA
- a CDS encoding sigma-70 family RNA polymerase sigma factor — protein sequence MESSELSAIGECQAGNLSAFDQLYTLHVDAVYRFLHRRTLVKEIAEDLTSVTFMKAMESIRSFKSDRGELRAWLYRIARNTLIDHYRKNRPSVDIESVWDLPSDDITEMRTEKNMDATALHEAMQTLSKDQRTIVLLRMWEGLSYKEIADLTGKTENNAKVIFSRAVSQLRSNYGGSATIALLALFPLSL from the coding sequence ATGGAATCTTCCGAATTGTCCGCTATTGGTGAATGCCAGGCGGGAAATCTATCCGCCTTCGACCAGCTCTATACGCTGCATGTCGATGCCGTCTACCGGTTTTTGCACCGGCGCACTCTCGTGAAAGAGATTGCCGAAGACCTCACCAGCGTGACCTTCATGAAGGCCATGGAATCCATCCGCTCTTTCAAGTCCGACCGTGGCGAACTCCGCGCGTGGCTCTACCGTATTGCACGCAATACCCTCATTGACCACTACCGCAAAAACCGCCCGTCTGTCGACATTGAATCCGTCTGGGATCTCCCGTCTGATGACATCACGGAAATGCGTACCGAAAAAAATATGGACGCGACCGCGCTGCATGAGGCAATGCAGACCCTCTCGAAAGACCAGCGCACCATTGTGCTGCTACGGATGTGGGAAGGACTCTCCTATAAAGAGATTGCCGACCTCACCGGAAAAACGGAGAACAATGCGAAAGTTATTTTCTCCCGCGCTGTCTCCCAGCTTCGCTCCAATTACGGCGGATCTGCAACCATCGCACTCCTTGCTTTATTCCCCCTCTCTCTATGA
- a CDS encoding DUF1295 domain-containing protein, which translates to MMDLAVVFGSVLLVYMTVWFLIACVLKRNDVADVAWGPGFILVSWIGYALSAGSARSLLVSVLVSIWGIRLAWHISRRALRKPEDSRYAAWRQAWTHVYIRSYVQIFLLQGVLLFVIALPLLGIHAGAPVDLGVLDAIAVGVWVIGFLCESVADRQLRTFVADPAHKGQILQTGLWAYSRHPNYFGEVVQWWGIFLLAAGLPSVFISLIGPITITFLILFVSGVPMLEQKYAGRPDFEDYKKRVSMFVPLPPKRAR; encoded by the coding sequence ATGATGGATCTGGCTGTCGTCTTCGGCAGCGTGCTCCTTGTGTACATGACCGTCTGGTTTTTGATTGCCTGTGTCCTGAAACGAAACGACGTCGCGGATGTTGCGTGGGGGCCGGGATTCATCCTTGTATCGTGGATTGGGTATGCGCTCTCTGCAGGGTCTGCGCGGTCATTGCTCGTGTCCGTTCTTGTGAGCATCTGGGGCATCCGTCTGGCGTGGCATATTTCCAGACGCGCACTCCGGAAACCCGAAGACAGCCGCTACGCCGCCTGGAGGCAGGCATGGACACATGTGTACATCCGCAGTTACGTGCAGATTTTTCTGCTGCAGGGCGTGTTACTGTTCGTCATCGCCCTTCCTCTTCTTGGGATTCATGCCGGTGCACCGGTGGATCTTGGCGTGCTCGATGCGATTGCGGTAGGAGTATGGGTCATCGGATTTCTGTGTGAATCTGTTGCAGACAGACAGCTGCGGACATTTGTGGCAGATCCCGCGCATAAAGGCCAGATCCTCCAGACAGGACTCTGGGCGTATTCCCGGCACCCGAATTATTTCGGGGAAGTGGTCCAGTGGTGGGGTATTTTTCTGCTTGCTGCAGGGCTCCCGTCTGTTTTTATCAGCCTGATCGGGCCCATCACCATCACGTTCCTGATTCTCTTTGTATCCGGTGTGCCCATGCTCGAACAGAAATATGCAGGACGTCCGGATTTTGAAGATTACAAAAAAAGAGTCAGTATGTTCGTGCCCCTTCCTCCGAAGCGCGCACGGTAA
- a CDS encoding DUF2177 family protein: MFFKLFAIALPVFLAIDMLWLGVIARNFYKQQIGSLLKDDVNWMAALIFYVIFLCGLIVFVIQPAMDKKSWMDALKFGALFGLVTYATYDLTNLAVAKNWPLPVTIVDLIWGTVLSASVATLTYIIAQKIG; this comes from the coding sequence ATGTTTTTCAAACTGTTCGCCATTGCCCTTCCGGTGTTTCTGGCCATCGATATGCTGTGGCTCGGGGTCATCGCCCGGAATTTTTATAAACAGCAGATAGGCTCCCTCCTGAAAGACGATGTGAACTGGATGGCTGCGCTCATCTTTTATGTCATTTTTCTCTGCGGTCTGATTGTGTTTGTCATCCAACCCGCGATGGATAAAAAATCGTGGATGGATGCACTGAAATTTGGCGCACTGTTTGGACTCGTCACCTATGCCACATACGACCTGACCAATCTGGCCGTTGCCAAAAACTGGCCGCTTCCGGTTACGATTGTTGATCTTATTTGGGGCACAGTGCTCTCTGCATCAGTCGCAACACTCACGTACATCATCGCCCAGAAAATCGGATGA
- a CDS encoding tryptophan-rich sensory protein has product MEAEQWYAALIKPSWAPPAFLFGPVWTVLYIGIALSFGRVFLLAIRKQIPRTVAIPFILNLAANAAFSPLQFTLRSNVLAAFDITLVLGTLIWAMIAIYPHSRLLTWAQVPYLLWVTFATVLQFTITALNPL; this is encoded by the coding sequence ATGGAAGCAGAACAATGGTACGCGGCACTTATTAAACCATCGTGGGCTCCGCCCGCTTTTTTGTTCGGTCCGGTCTGGACTGTGCTCTATATAGGGATCGCTCTCTCGTTCGGGCGCGTCTTTCTGCTCGCTATCCGCAAGCAGATTCCCCGGACGGTCGCCATTCCGTTCATCCTCAACCTTGCTGCCAATGCTGCCTTCAGCCCGCTGCAGTTTACGCTGCGGAGTAATGTGCTGGCTGCGTTCGATATCACACTTGTTCTCGGAACCTTGATTTGGGCCATGATCGCCATCTATCCGCACTCACGTCTTCTGACATGGGCACAAGTCCCCTATCTCCTGTGGGTGACATTTGCGACCGTGCTCCAGTTTACCATCACCGCCCTCAATCCCCTCTGA